One stretch of Methanobacterium sp. DNA includes these proteins:
- a CDS encoding TIGR00267 family protein, producing the protein MNIKEFIEEYLKMSRYVALGTMDGILAVMGGTLAASGVSAAGGVEISNFVVGLTGLSVGIALAMSNAFGSFIGERAEESRTLRELEEKMMLNEGELDDTLIHQQAKRRIYMSMFTHGFSSFIGAFVPVVPFLIIGDRMTALVTTLVACFIALVALGIYLGRVSRESLLKTSVEIVIIGIAISVISFLIGGSH; encoded by the coding sequence ATGAACATAAAAGAATTCATTGAAGAATACCTTAAAATGAGCAGATACGTTGCACTGGGTACCATGGATGGAATACTCGCTGTTATGGGTGGAACACTTGCAGCAAGTGGTGTTTCAGCCGCTGGTGGTGTTGAAATATCCAATTTTGTCGTAGGATTAACTGGACTTAGTGTTGGAATTGCTTTAGCCATGTCCAATGCTTTTGGTTCCTTTATTGGTGAAAGGGCTGAAGAGTCCCGAACACTTCGTGAACTTGAAGAAAAAATGATGTTAAATGAAGGTGAGCTTGATGATACCCTCATTCACCAGCAAGCCAAAAGAAGGATTTACATGAGTATGTTTACCCATGGATTTTCAAGTTTTATAGGTGCATTTGTTCCTGTGGTGCCTTTCTTAATAATTGGAGATAGAATGACAGCTCTAGTAACAACTTTAGTTGCCTGTTTCATCGCACTTGTTGCATTAGGTATATATCTTGGTAGAGTTTCCAGAGAAAGTCTTTTAAAGACAAGTGTTGAAATTGTGATAATTGGTATTGCTATCAGTGTAATATCTTTCTTAATAGGCGGCAGTCATTAA
- the hmgA gene encoding hydroxymethylglutaryl-CoA reductase (NADPH) yields MVDEREIIDKIKKGEIKLREIEKYTDNIDEAVTIRRSFIEEVSNSKIEHLSNYSIDMEAASKKNIEQPIGAIQIPVGIAGPLKVNGDYAKGEFYVPLATTEGALLASVNRGYSVIAEAGGVTTKIIDDKMTRAPVIKAKSVSEALEIKAWIERNFKELKKAAEVTTRHGKLIKIDPILIVGRYIYPRFVFTTGDSMGMNMVTIATEAALSLLTHKTGAHIVALSGNVCVDKKPSSLNLVEGRGKSFVAEILIPKEIVEKKLKATAGAIVEVNTSKNLIGSAISGSMGFNAQYANMIGAMFLATGQDEAHIVEGSIGITTASEEENGDLYFSVTLPDVPVATVGGGTSIDTARECLEIMDCYGNEKVHKFAEIVAGTVLAGELSLMGALAAGHLARAHKELGRA; encoded by the coding sequence ATGGTTGATGAAAGAGAAATTATAGATAAAATCAAGAAGGGGGAAATAAAACTTCGTGAAATTGAAAAATACACTGATAACATTGATGAAGCAGTAACGATCAGACGAAGTTTCATAGAAGAAGTAAGCAACTCCAAAATTGAACATTTATCAAATTATTCCATCGATATGGAAGCCGCCTCTAAAAAGAACATAGAACAACCAATAGGTGCCATTCAAATCCCTGTTGGAATCGCAGGGCCACTTAAAGTTAATGGTGATTATGCAAAGGGTGAATTTTACGTACCCCTCGCAACAACTGAAGGGGCACTTTTAGCATCTGTAAACAGAGGATATTCTGTTATAGCTGAAGCAGGCGGTGTCACAACCAAAATTATCGACGATAAGATGACAAGAGCACCAGTTATAAAGGCCAAATCCGTGTCTGAGGCACTTGAAATTAAAGCATGGATTGAAAGGAACTTTAAAGAGCTTAAAAAGGCAGCGGAAGTAACTACAAGACATGGAAAGCTTATAAAAATTGACCCTATACTTATAGTCGGCAGGTATATCTATCCTAGATTTGTGTTTACAACTGGAGACAGCATGGGCATGAATATGGTTACAATAGCAACTGAAGCAGCTTTAAGCCTTTTAACACATAAAACTGGCGCCCATATAGTTGCATTAAGTGGAAATGTTTGTGTTGATAAAAAACCCTCTTCCTTAAACCTTGTGGAAGGAAGAGGTAAAAGTTTTGTCGCAGAAATCCTCATTCCTAAAGAAATAGTTGAGAAAAAACTTAAAGCTACAGCTGGAGCCATTGTAGAGGTTAACACCTCTAAAAATCTTATAGGATCTGCTATTTCTGGAAGTATGGGCTTTAATGCGCAATACGCAAACATGATTGGAGCTATGTTCTTAGCTACAGGCCAGGATGAAGCCCACATAGTTGAAGGAAGTATTGGAATAACCACCGCATCAGAAGAAGAAAATGGAGACCTTTATTTCTCAGTTACACTTCCAGACGTGCCTGTTGCAACTGTGGGTGGTGGTACAAGTATAGATACAGCCCGGGAATGCCTTGAAATCATGGATTGTTATGGTAATGAGAAGGTTCATAAATTCGCAGAAATCGTTGCAGGGACTGTTCTCGCCGGAGAGCTTTCATTAATGGGTGCATTAGCTGCAGGACATCTTGCAAGGGCGCATAAGGAGCTTGGAAGGGCTTAA
- the sucD gene encoding succinate--CoA ligase subunit alpha, with the protein MIILNEDTRCIVQGITGKQGSFHTEHMLDYNTQIVAGTSPGKGGQKFGPVNVYNSIAEAKEELDINASIIFIPAPFAKDAAYEAISQLDLVVIITEHIPVQDSMQIVEYAKRNNTVVIGPNTPGIISPGVGKLGIMPTHIFDKGNIGIVSRSGTLTYEVAYQITNAGMGQSTCLGIGGDPVVGLNYADVLQRFEEDDETDAMVMIGEIGGNAEEKAAEYIAKKISKPVIAYIAGVTAPPGKRMGHAGAIIEGESGTAESKMNALKEAGVNVASRPSEIVEIIKNML; encoded by the coding sequence ATGATAATTCTGAATGAAGATACAAGATGTATAGTACAGGGAATCACAGGAAAGCAAGGATCTTTCCATACTGAACATATGCTTGATTATAACACGCAGATAGTCGCAGGAACATCACCAGGGAAAGGGGGTCAAAAATTTGGCCCGGTCAATGTATATAATTCAATAGCAGAGGCAAAGGAAGAACTGGATATTAATGCATCAATAATTTTTATCCCTGCACCATTTGCAAAGGACGCTGCATACGAAGCCATTTCACAGCTTGACCTCGTTGTAATAATAACCGAACATATCCCTGTCCAGGATTCAATGCAGATTGTAGAATATGCAAAAAGAAATAATACTGTAGTAATAGGTCCTAATACTCCTGGAATTATATCTCCAGGCGTTGGAAAGCTTGGAATCATGCCTACACATATATTTGATAAAGGTAACATTGGAATAGTATCAAGAAGCGGTACTCTCACATATGAAGTCGCATACCAGATAACAAATGCAGGTATGGGTCAAAGCACATGTTTAGGCATAGGCGGAGACCCTGTTGTTGGATTGAACTATGCAGATGTACTGCAGAGGTTTGAGGAAGATGATGAAACCGATGCAATGGTTATGATCGGTGAAATAGGCGGTAATGCAGAAGAAAAAGCAGCAGAATATATAGCTAAAAAAATTTCCAAACCAGTCATAGCTTACATTGCAGGGGTTACAGCACCTCCAGGAAAAAGAATGGGACATGCAGGGGCCATAATTGAAGGAGAAAGTGGAACTGCAGAAAGTAAAATGAATGCCCTAAAAGAAGCAGGGGTAAATGTCGCATCCAGGCCATCTGAGATCGTAGAAATTATAAAAAACATGTTATGA
- the aroD gene encoding type I 3-dehydroquinate dehydratase translates to MICAPIMEKESKYILKSAARAIDLGADILEFRIDTLENPDSSEIQQLIIDIDHPIIATNRIKSEGGFFSGTEEERISILIKAAEYADIVDIELQTHDKLRGKVIKASKSNIISYHDFKKTPTFEELLDVVKKEKEIGDIAKFAVMAKNYKDTLTVLKVLLEVQNTIGISMGEIGKYTRVVAPLFGSPITFASIDKESAPGQLDIETTRNILGNLR, encoded by the coding sequence ATGATTTGTGCCCCTATAATGGAAAAAGAATCCAAGTATATTCTTAAATCTGCTGCTCGGGCAATTGATCTTGGAGCTGATATTTTAGAGTTTAGAATTGATACTCTGGAAAATCCTGATTCCAGTGAAATTCAACAGTTAATAATAGATATTGACCACCCAATAATCGCTACCAATCGAATAAAGTCAGAAGGTGGATTTTTCAGTGGAACGGAAGAAGAAAGGATTTCCATACTTATTAAAGCCGCTGAATACGCAGATATAGTTGATATTGAATTACAGACACATGATAAACTCCGAGGGAAAGTTATAAAAGCTTCAAAATCAAATATAATATCATACCACGATTTCAAAAAGACCCCTACATTTGAGGAGCTTTTGGATGTGGTTAAAAAGGAAAAAGAAATTGGAGATATAGCAAAATTTGCCGTTATGGCCAAAAATTATAAAGATACCCTAACTGTCTTAAAAGTACTTTTAGAAGTTCAAAACACAATTGGAATATCTATGGGAGAAATTGGCAAATATACAAGAGTGGTTGCACCACTTTTTGGTTCTCCCATCACATTTGCATCAATAGATAAAGAATCTGCCCCGGGACAGTTGGATATTGAAACAACAAGAAATATTTTAGGAAATTTGCGGTGA
- a CDS encoding S24/S26 family peptidase, translating into MKTRSWLIIGIIIIGIIASSAFYITQGMSNVDITLKTDGTSVDVQASSLFETPPQMTAEMERKAMEDIQDPHSSVESIKKDLSAIAKKYNYTADVTIKSQFGTDQLPMPATVSGTSMVPTLQDGQDIIVLKTKNIKVEDIVVAFHPDYGMIVKRLKKIEGNRVYLMSDNRQVEVYTTETPLPDGAVEIQTIKKTPLDTWLSKDKVIGVVKEY; encoded by the coding sequence TTGAAAACAAGGTCATGGTTAATTATAGGAATTATAATAATAGGCATTATAGCAAGTTCGGCTTTTTATATTACCCAGGGAATGAGCAACGTTGATATAACCCTGAAAACTGATGGGACAAGTGTGGATGTTCAAGCATCTTCACTTTTTGAAACTCCTCCACAGATGACGGCTGAAATGGAAAGGAAGGCTATGGAAGATATACAGGATCCCCATAGTTCTGTTGAAAGCATTAAAAAGGATTTATCAGCCATTGCCAAAAAATATAATTATACCGCTGACGTTACTATCAAATCACAATTTGGAACTGATCAACTTCCAATGCCTGCCACAGTAAGTGGAACATCAATGGTTCCAACTTTACAGGATGGCCAGGACATAATTGTTTTAAAAACCAAGAACATAAAGGTAGAAGATATTGTAGTTGCTTTTCACCCGGATTATGGCATGATTGTCAAAAGATTAAAAAAAATTGAAGGAAATAGGGTCTATTTAATGAGCGACAACCGACAAGTAGAAGTTTATACCACTGAAACACCTCTTCCGGATGGTGCTGTGGAAATTCAGACTATAAAAAAGACTCCTCTTGATACATGGCTTTCAAAAGACAAGGTAATAGGAGTTGTAAAAGAATATTAG
- a CDS encoding YwbE family protein, producing MNGKYRKDISPQTEVYIVLKKDQRSGKLTRGTVKDILTNSSFHPHGIKVKLNDGRIGRVKQIIKK from the coding sequence ATGAATGGAAAATACAGAAAGGATATATCTCCCCAAACTGAAGTTTACATTGTCTTAAAAAAAGATCAACGCTCAGGAAAGTTGACTCGAGGAACAGTTAAAGATATACTCACAAATTCGTCTTTTCATCCCCACGGAATTAAAGTAAAATTAAATGATGGCCGGATTGGTAGAGTAAAGCAAATTATCAAGAAATAA
- a CDS encoding DUF3147 domain-containing protein, with the protein MMETFSKYLIYFILGGLIVTLATYFGSEKRGLVAAFFAMFPVVTAFTLFTIYSASGSDAVTSYVKGLLLLTPIWIIYLLIVLYLLPKYNFWIALATGIIVYMLIASILVFRY; encoded by the coding sequence ATGATGGAAACATTCTCAAAATATTTAATTTATTTTATTTTAGGTGGGCTAATTGTTACTTTAGCTACATACTTCGGAAGTGAGAAAAGAGGACTGGTAGCTGCGTTTTTTGCAATGTTTCCAGTTGTGACTGCATTTACATTATTTACCATATATTCTGCATCAGGTTCCGATGCTGTAACATCATACGTTAAAGGATTACTTCTATTAACTCCCATATGGATTATATATCTACTTATTGTACTTTATTTGCTGCCAAAATATAATTTTTGGATTGCTTTAGCTACTGGAATAATTGTTTATATGTTAATTGCTTCTATTCTTGTTTTTAGATATTAA
- a CDS encoding DedA family protein, with amino-acid sequence MISVLDYVSQIAINLIEYLDYWGVFLGMTIESACIPLPSEVIMPFAGYVAWEGQMTFSGIVIAGVLGNLLGSWIAYFVGSIGGRPFLEKYGKYFLISHRKLEMAHDWFERYGHEAVFVSRMLPIVRTFISLPAGIAEMNFKKFTVYTILGCIPWVAFLGYIGLMFGPHWETIRSYFHILDIFIGMGIVAVIIYIIYHYRGKE; translated from the coding sequence ATGATAAGTGTACTTGATTATGTAAGTCAAATAGCTATTAATCTAATTGAATATTTAGATTATTGGGGCGTTTTTTTGGGAATGACCATAGAAAGCGCTTGTATACCGCTTCCCAGTGAGGTAATTATGCCGTTTGCAGGATATGTTGCATGGGAGGGTCAGATGACCTTTTCAGGAATAGTAATTGCAGGTGTTCTGGGAAATTTATTAGGTTCATGGATAGCTTATTTTGTTGGATCGATAGGTGGACGGCCATTTTTGGAAAAATACGGTAAATATTTCCTTATAAGCCATAGAAAACTTGAAATGGCCCATGACTGGTTTGAAAGATATGGACATGAGGCAGTTTTTGTAAGCAGAATGCTTCCAATTGTTCGTACATTTATATCTCTACCTGCGGGTATTGCTGAAATGAATTTTAAAAAATTCACTGTTTACACTATTTTAGGTTGTATTCCATGGGTTGCTTTTTTAGGTTACATAGGATTAATGTTTGGCCCTCATTGGGAAACAATAAGGAGCTATTTCCATATTCTGGATATATTTATTGGAATGGGCATTGTAGCAGTTATTATTTACATTATATATCACTACAGGGGTAAAGAATAA